A genomic stretch from Ursus arctos isolate Adak ecotype North America unplaced genomic scaffold, UrsArc2.0 scaffold_21, whole genome shotgun sequence includes:
- the DDX17 gene encoding probable ATP-dependent RNA helicase DDX17 isoform X2 has translation MRGGGFGDRDRDRDRGGFGARGGGGLPPKKFGNPGERLRKKKWDLSELPKFEKNFYVEHPEVARLTPYEVDELRRKKEITVRGGDVCPKPVFAFHHANFPQYVMDVLMDQHFTEPTPIQCQGFPLALSGRDMVGIAQTGSGKTLAYLLPAIVHINHQPYLERGDGPICLVLAPTRELAQQVQQVADDYGKCSRLKSTCIYGGAPKGPQIRDLERGVEICIATPGRLIDFLESGKTNLRRCTYLVLDEADRMLDMGFEPQIRKIVDQIRPDRQTLMWSATWPKEVRQLAEDFLRDYTQINVGNLELSANHNILQIVDVCMESEKDHKLIQLMEEIMAEKENKTIIFVETKRRCDDLTRRMRRDGWPAMCIHGDKSQPERDWVLNEFRSGKAPILIATDVASRGLDVEDVKFVINYDYPNSSEDYVHRIGRTARSTNKGTAYTFFTPGNLKQARELIKVLEEANQAINPKLMQLVDHRGGGGGGGGRSRYRTTSSANNPNLMYQDECDRRLRGVKDGGRRDSASYRDRSETDRAGYANGSGYGSPNSAFGAQAGQYTYGQGTYGAAAYGTSGYTAQEYGAGTYGASSTTSTGRSSQSSSQQFSGIGRSGQQPQPLMSQQFAQPPGATNMIGYMGQTAYQYPPPPPPPPPSRK, from the exons ATGCGCGGAGGCGGCTTTGGGGACCGGGACCGGGATCGTGACCGTGGAGg ATTTGGTGCAAGAGGTGGCGGTGGCCTTCCTCCGAAGAAATTTGGTAATCCTGGGGAGCGTTTACGTAAAAAGAAGTGGGATTTGAGTGAGCTCCCcaagtttgagaagaatttttATGTAGAGCATCCAGAAGTGGCAAGGCTGACTCCG TATGAGGTTGATGAACTACGCCGAAAGAAGGAAATTACAGTGAGAGGGGGAGATGTTTGTCCTAAACCTGTATTTGCCTTCCATCATGCTAACTTCCCAC AATATGTAATGGATGTGTTGATGGATCAGCACTTTACAGAACCAACTCCGATTCAGTGCCAGGGATTTCCTTTGGCTCTCAGTGGCCGAGATATGGTGGGCATTGCTCAGACTGGGTCTGGGAAGACACTGGCG TATTTGCTCCCTGCGATTGTCCATATTAACCACCAGCCGTACTTGGAAAGGGGAGATGGCCCAATT TGTCTAGTTCTGGCTCCTACCAGAGAGCTTGCCCAGCAAGTACAGCAGGTAGCTGATGACTACGGCAAATGTTCTAGATTGAAGAGTACTTGCATTTATGGAGGTGCTCCTAAAGGTCCTCAGATTCGAGACTTGGAGagag GTGTTGAGATCTGTATAGCTACTCCTGGGCGCCTGATAGATTTCCTGGAgtcaggaaaaacaaatcttcGCCGATGTACTTACCTTGTATTGGATGAGGCTGACAGGATGCTTGATATGGGCTTTGAACCTCAGATCCGTAAAATTGTGGACCAAATCAGG CCTGATAGGCAGACATTGATGTGGAGTGCAACCTGGCCAAAAGAAGTAAGACAGCTTGCAGAGGATTTCCTTCGTGATTACACCCAGATCAACGTGGGCAATCTGGAGTTGAGTGCCAACCACAACATCCTCCAGATTGTGGATGTCTGCATGGAAAGTGAAAAAGACCACAA GTTGATCCAACTCATGgaggaaataatggctgagaaagaaaataagacaataataTTTGTAGAGACAAAGAGACGCTGTGATGACCTCACTCGACGGATGCGCAGAGATGG TTGGCCAGCTATGTGTATCCATGGAGACAAGAGTCAACCAGAAAGAGATTGGGTACTTAATG AATTCCGTTCAGGAAAGGCTCCCATCCTCATTGCCACGGATGTAGCCTCCCGTGGGCTAG ATGTGGAAGATGTCAAGTTTGTGATCAACTATGACTATCCAAACAGTTCAGAGGATTACGTGCACCGTATTGGCCGAACAGCCCGTAGCACCAACAAGGGCACCGCCTACACGTTCTTCACCCCAGGGAATCTAAAGCAGGCCAGAGAGCTGATCAAAGTGCTGGAAGAGGCTAATCAGGCTATCAATCCAAAGCTGATGCAGTTGGTGGACCACAGAGGAGGCGGCGGAGGAGGGG GAGGTCGTTCTCGATACCGGACCACTTCTTCAGCCAACAATCCCAATCTGATGTATCAGGATGAGTGTGACCGGAGGCTTCGAGGAGTCAAGGATGGTGGCCGGAGAGACTCTGCGAGCTATCGGGATCGTAGTGAAACCGATAGAGCCGGTTATGCTAACGGCAGTGGCTATGGAAGTCCAAATTCTGCTTTTGGAGCACAAGCAGGCCAATACACCTATGGTCAAGGCACCTATGGGGCAGCTGCTTATGGCACCAGTGGCTATACAGCCCAAGAATATGGCGCTGGCACTTACGGGGCCAGTAGCACCACCTCAACTGGGAGAAGTTCACAGAGCTCTAGCCAGCAGTTTAGTGGGATAGGCCGGTCTGGGCAGCAGCCACAGCCACTGATGTCACAACAGTTTGCACAGCCTCCGGGAGCTACCAATATGATAGGTTACATGGGGCAGACTGCCTACCAataccctcctcctcctcctccccctcctccttcacgTAAATGA
- the DDX17 gene encoding probable ATP-dependent RNA helicase DDX17 isoform X1 codes for MRGGGFGDRDRDRDRGGFGARGGGGLPPKKFGNPGERLRKKKWDLSELPKFEKNFYVEHPEVARLTPYEVDELRRKKEITVRGGDVCPKPVFAFHHANFPQYVMDVLMDQHFTEPTPIQCQGFPLALSGRDMVGIAQTGSGKTLAYLLPAIVHINHQPYLERGDGPICLVLAPTRELAQQVQQVADDYGKCSRLKSTCIYGGAPKGPQIRDLERGVEICIATPGRLIDFLESGKTNLRRCTYLVLDEADRMLDMGFEPQIRKIVDQIRPDRQTLMWSATWPKEVRQLAEDFLRDYTQINVGNLELSANHNILQIVDVCMESEKDHKLIQLMEEIMAEKENKTIIFVETKRRCDDLTRRMRRDGWPAMCIHGDKSQPERDWVLNEFRSGKAPILIATDVASRGLDVEDVKFVINYDYPNSSEDYVHRIGRTARSTNKGTAYTFFTPGNLKQARELIKVLEEANQAINPKLMQLVDHRGGGGGGGKGGRSRYRTTSSANNPNLMYQDECDRRLRGVKDGGRRDSASYRDRSETDRAGYANGSGYGSPNSAFGAQAGQYTYGQGTYGAAAYGTSGYTAQEYGAGTYGASSTTSTGRSSQSSSQQFSGIGRSGQQPQPLMSQQFAQPPGATNMIGYMGQTAYQYPPPPPPPPPSRK; via the exons ATGCGCGGAGGCGGCTTTGGGGACCGGGACCGGGATCGTGACCGTGGAGg ATTTGGTGCAAGAGGTGGCGGTGGCCTTCCTCCGAAGAAATTTGGTAATCCTGGGGAGCGTTTACGTAAAAAGAAGTGGGATTTGAGTGAGCTCCCcaagtttgagaagaatttttATGTAGAGCATCCAGAAGTGGCAAGGCTGACTCCG TATGAGGTTGATGAACTACGCCGAAAGAAGGAAATTACAGTGAGAGGGGGAGATGTTTGTCCTAAACCTGTATTTGCCTTCCATCATGCTAACTTCCCAC AATATGTAATGGATGTGTTGATGGATCAGCACTTTACAGAACCAACTCCGATTCAGTGCCAGGGATTTCCTTTGGCTCTCAGTGGCCGAGATATGGTGGGCATTGCTCAGACTGGGTCTGGGAAGACACTGGCG TATTTGCTCCCTGCGATTGTCCATATTAACCACCAGCCGTACTTGGAAAGGGGAGATGGCCCAATT TGTCTAGTTCTGGCTCCTACCAGAGAGCTTGCCCAGCAAGTACAGCAGGTAGCTGATGACTACGGCAAATGTTCTAGATTGAAGAGTACTTGCATTTATGGAGGTGCTCCTAAAGGTCCTCAGATTCGAGACTTGGAGagag GTGTTGAGATCTGTATAGCTACTCCTGGGCGCCTGATAGATTTCCTGGAgtcaggaaaaacaaatcttcGCCGATGTACTTACCTTGTATTGGATGAGGCTGACAGGATGCTTGATATGGGCTTTGAACCTCAGATCCGTAAAATTGTGGACCAAATCAGG CCTGATAGGCAGACATTGATGTGGAGTGCAACCTGGCCAAAAGAAGTAAGACAGCTTGCAGAGGATTTCCTTCGTGATTACACCCAGATCAACGTGGGCAATCTGGAGTTGAGTGCCAACCACAACATCCTCCAGATTGTGGATGTCTGCATGGAAAGTGAAAAAGACCACAA GTTGATCCAACTCATGgaggaaataatggctgagaaagaaaataagacaataataTTTGTAGAGACAAAGAGACGCTGTGATGACCTCACTCGACGGATGCGCAGAGATGG TTGGCCAGCTATGTGTATCCATGGAGACAAGAGTCAACCAGAAAGAGATTGGGTACTTAATG AATTCCGTTCAGGAAAGGCTCCCATCCTCATTGCCACGGATGTAGCCTCCCGTGGGCTAG ATGTGGAAGATGTCAAGTTTGTGATCAACTATGACTATCCAAACAGTTCAGAGGATTACGTGCACCGTATTGGCCGAACAGCCCGTAGCACCAACAAGGGCACCGCCTACACGTTCTTCACCCCAGGGAATCTAAAGCAGGCCAGAGAGCTGATCAAAGTGCTGGAAGAGGCTAATCAGGCTATCAATCCAAAGCTGATGCAGTTGGTGGACCACAGAGGAGGCGGCGGAGGAGGGGGTAAGG GAGGTCGTTCTCGATACCGGACCACTTCTTCAGCCAACAATCCCAATCTGATGTATCAGGATGAGTGTGACCGGAGGCTTCGAGGAGTCAAGGATGGTGGCCGGAGAGACTCTGCGAGCTATCGGGATCGTAGTGAAACCGATAGAGCCGGTTATGCTAACGGCAGTGGCTATGGAAGTCCAAATTCTGCTTTTGGAGCACAAGCAGGCCAATACACCTATGGTCAAGGCACCTATGGGGCAGCTGCTTATGGCACCAGTGGCTATACAGCCCAAGAATATGGCGCTGGCACTTACGGGGCCAGTAGCACCACCTCAACTGGGAGAAGTTCACAGAGCTCTAGCCAGCAGTTTAGTGGGATAGGCCGGTCTGGGCAGCAGCCACAGCCACTGATGTCACAACAGTTTGCACAGCCTCCGGGAGCTACCAATATGATAGGTTACATGGGGCAGACTGCCTACCAataccctcctcctcctcctccccctcctccttcacgTAAATGA